From one Neorhizobium galegae genomic stretch:
- a CDS encoding branched-chain amino acid ABC transporter permease codes for MSVLSSRDWGNLALCAIALAIAACLPWTAGAYGLSIGVTIAMYTVLATSWALFSGPTHYISLASAAFFGVGTYVTGIGIQYLPYWTLLPIAGVSGAVMAALVGLATLRLSGVYFVIFTLGLAEFVRQIITWSQNISGTKGIYVLTSIGEMHIYWQLLGLAALVWLLGWLIGRSRLGFALRIIGDDEAVARHSGIDTARAKILLFMVPGAVAAITGAMLAPRYVYIEPSLAFSPMLSFQVVIMALLGGTGRLWGPLVGVIPFTFLWEAISVSFPNQTTLLLGVCFLVIVYLLPKGFVGLIDLAARRMRSAEGYV; via the coding sequence ATGAGCGTTCTTTCCTCTCGCGACTGGGGCAATCTGGCGCTGTGCGCCATAGCGCTCGCCATCGCGGCCTGCCTCCCCTGGACGGCGGGCGCCTATGGCCTGAGCATCGGCGTCACCATTGCCATGTATACGGTACTGGCCACCAGTTGGGCGCTGTTTTCCGGACCAACCCATTACATCTCGCTCGCAAGTGCAGCGTTTTTCGGCGTCGGGACCTATGTGACCGGCATCGGCATCCAGTATCTGCCCTACTGGACATTGCTGCCGATTGCCGGCGTCAGCGGCGCCGTCATGGCCGCCCTCGTCGGCCTGGCGACGCTGCGCCTGTCGGGCGTCTACTTCGTGATCTTCACGCTCGGGCTGGCCGAATTCGTGCGCCAGATCATCACCTGGAGCCAGAACATTTCCGGCACCAAGGGCATCTACGTGCTGACCTCGATCGGCGAGATGCACATCTATTGGCAATTGCTGGGGCTCGCCGCGCTGGTCTGGCTGCTGGGCTGGCTGATCGGCCGCTCGCGGCTGGGCTTTGCGCTCAGGATCATCGGCGACGACGAGGCCGTTGCGCGGCATTCGGGCATCGACACGGCGCGGGCCAAGATCCTGCTGTTCATGGTCCCCGGCGCGGTGGCCGCCATCACCGGCGCCATGCTCGCTCCGCGTTATGTCTATATCGAGCCGTCGCTCGCCTTCTCGCCGATGCTGTCCTTCCAGGTGGTGATCATGGCGCTCCTGGGCGGAACCGGCCGGCTGTGGGGACCGCTCGTCGGCGTCATTCCCTTCACCTTCCTATGGGAGGCGATCTCCGTGTCGTTCCCCAACCAGACCACCCTGCTTCTCGGTGTGTGCTTCCTCGTCATCGTCTACCTGCTGCCCAAGGGCTTTGTCGGGCTGATCGATCTGGCAGCCAGGAGAATGCGATCGGCGGAGGGCTATGTATGA